In [Phormidium] sp. ETS-05, the genomic window AACCACCAACTCTCCCCCACCGCCACCCTTTATCACCTCCACCCTCCAGCAAGCCGCCGGAGCCAAATTGCGTTTCTCCCCAGAAACCACCATGAAAGTCGCCCAATCTCTTTATGAAGGCGGCTATATCACCTATATGCGCACCGATTCTGTAGCGCTTTCCGAGCAATTTTGCGCCGATGTCCGTAAATACCTGCAACAACACGACCCCACCAATCTTCCCCAAACCCAAACCAAACACCGCGCCCGTCCCATAGCCCAGGAAGCCCACGAAGCCATTCGCCCCACCGATGTTTTCCAAACTCCTGATCAATTATCCCTCAAATTAATGGCTGATGAAGCCAAACTCTATGATTTGATTTGGCGGCGAGCCGTCGCCTCCCAGTGCAGTCCCGCTCAACTAGGAAAAACCCGCATCATCACCCAATCTGGGACAGTTTTTTGGGAAGCTAGGGGGCAAATTCTTCTATTTCCAGGATATACTATTTATTGGCATAATATCAGCGGTGATTCCCAACTCCCAACCGTGAAACAAGGGCAGCCCCTGAAACTGCAAAAAGCTGGTGCAGACAAGAAACAAACTCAGGCACCACCGCGCTATACTGAGCCCAAACTCGTCCAGCTCATGGAACAAAAAGGCATTGGCCGCCCCAGCACTTATTCTCCCACTATCAAGACGCTGAAAGAGCGGGAATATGTGGTATTATCTAAAGGCAAATTGCAGCCAACAGCATTAGGGATGGAGCTAGATGCTGTTTTAGAGCGGGTGTTGCCAGACTTAATCCAAGCTGATTTTACCGCCCAAATGGAGCAGCAATTGGATGCGATCGCTGCGGGCAAGCTGGACTGGGAGCGTTATTTAACCGGTTGGAACCGGGACTATTTCGCCCCTGCGATCGCCAACGCCGTTGCGGAAATCAGAAAAGGCATCCCAGTTAGTGCCTTTACGACTCAAAAAACTGGCAGCTTGGCGGAAAAGAAAAAAAGCCCACCGGTTAATTATTTTGGTACTGATGACAATGCCAGATTAGCCCAAATGAAAAGGGAGCAGCCGGTAAATCCCTTTGCCAGCGAAGACAATGGCATGGCTGCCCCAAGCAAAAAGAGAAAACCAGCCAGTTCCTCTCCCAGTCAAGGAAATGGCAACCCATCCACACCGCCGGTAGAAGTCCGTTGTCCCAAATGCGGAAATTTAATGACCAAGGTATTATCCAAGTCAGAGAAAATGAAAGCCGACCATTTCCTGAGCTGCGACAAGTGGCAAAATGGATGTGGGGCGGTGATGTTCTTGAATGTCAAAACCGGCACCTATGAACTCCCTTATTCTCAGCGCCAGCAGACACCTAAAACCGACTCGCCACCAGCAGAATATCCCTGTCCCCTGTGCGGCGTCCCGATGGAACGCTACGAATACCATAAAGACGGTGAAAATAAGGTGATGTGGCGCTGCTCTAACCCCGAAACAAAGCGAACAAGTTGCCAAGAAGTGGCATTTTTCCAGAGCAAGCGGGGTGGGTGGTGGTCGCCTAAATTTGGCGAACTATCTCCCCCCTAGGGGGACCAGGGGACGGGGGGACCATTCCCCCCTCTCCCTCCGCAGGGTGTGGGGACGGGGGTGAGGGCTTTAGGGGACGGGGGTGAGGGCTTTAGCGGGGGGACCAGGGGACGGGGTATAATTATCAATTGTCAATTGTCAATTGTCAATTATCAATTATCGAGCGCCCCAAATCTTAATCGTGCAGTCCCAACCGCCACTGGCGAGGCGAGTCCCGTCAGGACTGAAACCTACGGAACTGACGCGCATGGAATGACCCTCGATCGTGCAAACCAACTCCCCAGTGCGACTATTCCACAGTTTAATCGTATTATCCCAACTGGCACTAGCGAGAACCACTTCGCCGCTGACACCCCCGTAAGCCAGGGATAAAACCCAGTCCGAATGACCCACCAGAGTATTAATTTCTCGTTGGGAGCGAATGTCCCAGATTTTAATCCTACTGTCAGCACTACCACTCGCAAGCTGTTGCCCATCCCGGCTAAAGGCCACCGTCCGCACTGGGGCATAATGACCCCAGAGAGTAGCAATTTCCTGGCGATCGGCAAGGCGATAGAGTTTAATCGTATTGTCGGCGCTGCCAGAAGCCAAAATCTGACCATCAGGACTCATCCCTAGCGCATGCACTGGCTCCGTATGGCCCGTGAGAGTAGCGATTTTTTCACCATCAGGAAGACGATAAAGCTGGATGGTACTATCATCGCTCCCCGCTGCCAAAATCTGGCCATCAGGGCTAATAGCGAGACAATGCAATGGTTCCGAGTGAGAGGCGATCGTCCCTGTCAGCGTTCCGGTAGCCACGTCCCAGAGTTTAATACTGCCATCATCACTGCTACTCACGAGCA contains:
- the topA gene encoding type I DNA topoisomerase: MGNLLLIESPGKIKKLSQILGSGWTVKASRGHIRELANDGEDALGFDLEGDRVRCRYEPRGDRGKKVLGELRQAVKQATEVYIATDPDREGETIGWHLAQELRLQQPKRVTYTEITKPAVTSAIANPKTLNTNLIAAGRARDCLDKLVGYKGSKHIVWALKNGAKSMGRVQSATLHLLCLREREIQAFKPQDYWSVWVDYAEGFRALYRGSLSETENPTQAQDDAAESAETSTPESERVLSQAEADRLVEIARTHPHQVVKIESKTTNSPPPPPFITSTLQQAAGAKLRFSPETTMKVAQSLYEGGYITYMRTDSVALSEQFCADVRKYLQQHDPTNLPQTQTKHRARPIAQEAHEAIRPTDVFQTPDQLSLKLMADEAKLYDLIWRRAVASQCSPAQLGKTRIITQSGTVFWEARGQILLFPGYTIYWHNISGDSQLPTVKQGQPLKLQKAGADKKQTQAPPRYTEPKLVQLMEQKGIGRPSTYSPTIKTLKEREYVVLSKGKLQPTALGMELDAVLERVLPDLIQADFTAQMEQQLDAIAAGKLDWERYLTGWNRDYFAPAIANAVAEIRKGIPVSAFTTQKTGSLAEKKKSPPVNYFGTDDNARLAQMKREQPVNPFASEDNGMAAPSKKRKPASSSPSQGNGNPSTPPVEVRCPKCGNLMTKVLSKSEKMKADHFLSCDKWQNGCGAVMFLNVKTGTYELPYSQRQQTPKTDSPPAEYPCPLCGVPMERYEYHKDGENKVMWRCSNPETKRTSCQEVAFFQSKRGGWWSPKFGELSPP